The proteins below come from a single Rhizobium tropici CIAT 899 genomic window:
- a CDS encoding cryptochrome/photolyase family protein, with product MTTSTKEPNPILLWFRKDLRLDDNHALQSAATSSRPLIPVYIREPGVTERGPLGGAQEWWLHYSLAALQIALDAVGSKLILRHGEALTVLEKLVKETGAEAVVWNRRYDPAGVEVDTQIKKALRSKGIEANSFAGQLLHEPTRLRTGTGNHYKTYTPFWRAFEQSGEPPFPIEAPRRLLAPGRWPQSDSLDAWSLLPAKPNWASEFADIWTPGEAAALDKLKDFVDGALNDYAIGRDFPDKPATSLLSPHLALGEISPARMWHATRGLPDKVGTDNVVRFRKEIIWREFCYHQLFHFPKLRTANWNDRYDDFPWLSDAKRLKSWQRGQTGYPIVDAGMRQLWRHGWMHNRVRMIAASFLIKDLLIDWREGEAWFRDTLVDADPAANTANWQWVAGSGADASPFFRIFNPVLQGEKFDPDGGYVRTFVPELSKLDSKYIHRPFEAPDDVLKRAGIELGRHYPRPIVDHAMARQRALAAHASLKDDG from the coding sequence ATGACGACATCGACAAAAGAGCCGAACCCCATCCTGCTATGGTTTCGCAAGGATCTCCGCCTGGACGACAACCACGCGCTGCAGTCGGCGGCAACATCGAGTCGCCCTCTAATTCCCGTCTATATTCGCGAGCCAGGCGTCACGGAGCGTGGCCCGCTTGGCGGAGCACAGGAATGGTGGCTGCATTATTCACTCGCTGCCCTCCAAATCGCTCTTGATGCAGTTGGGAGCAAGCTTATCCTCCGCCACGGCGAAGCGCTGACGGTGCTCGAAAAACTCGTTAAGGAAACGGGGGCCGAAGCCGTTGTCTGGAACCGTCGATACGATCCGGCCGGTGTCGAGGTGGACACTCAGATCAAGAAGGCGTTGCGGAGCAAGGGCATCGAAGCCAACAGCTTTGCCGGTCAGCTGCTGCACGAACCCACGCGCCTGCGCACGGGAACCGGTAACCATTACAAGACTTACACGCCCTTCTGGCGCGCGTTCGAGCAATCCGGCGAGCCGCCGTTTCCGATCGAGGCGCCCCGAAGGCTTCTTGCCCCCGGCCGCTGGCCGCAATCGGACTCTCTTGATGCTTGGTCGCTGCTGCCCGCCAAGCCGAACTGGGCATCCGAGTTCGCGGACATTTGGACGCCAGGCGAAGCTGCGGCTCTCGATAAGCTGAAAGACTTCGTCGACGGGGCGCTTAACGATTATGCGATCGGCCGCGATTTTCCGGACAAACCGGCAACCTCCCTGCTCTCGCCACATCTGGCGCTCGGAGAGATTTCACCTGCCCGTATGTGGCACGCAACACGCGGGCTGCCTGACAAGGTCGGCACGGACAATGTCGTCCGCTTCCGCAAAGAAATCATCTGGCGGGAGTTTTGCTATCATCAGCTGTTCCATTTCCCAAAGCTTCGGACAGCCAATTGGAACGATCGTTACGACGACTTCCCGTGGCTGTCCGATGCCAAGCGTCTGAAAAGCTGGCAGCGTGGGCAAACAGGCTATCCGATCGTCGATGCCGGCATGCGGCAGCTGTGGCGCCATGGCTGGATGCACAATCGCGTTCGCATGATCGCGGCATCTTTCCTGATCAAGGATCTGCTGATCGACTGGCGCGAAGGCGAAGCGTGGTTTCGCGACACGCTCGTCGATGCCGATCCGGCCGCCAATACCGCCAACTGGCAGTGGGTGGCCGGCTCCGGCGCCGATGCCTCACCGTTCTTCCGCATCTTCAATCCGGTGCTGCAAGGCGAGAAATTCGATCCGGATGGCGGCTATGTCAGAACCTTCGTGCCGGAGCTCTCCAAGCTCGACAGCAAATATATCCACCGGCCGTTCGAGGCGCCCGATGACGTGCTCAAGCGTGCAGGGATAGAACTCGGCAGGCACTACCCCCGCCCCATCGTCGATCATGCCATGGCGCGGCAGCGTGCACTCGCCGCGCACGCATCGCTTAAAGATGATGGATAG
- a CDS encoding SDR family NAD(P)-dependent oxidoreductase → MSPFIARPEHGVVWITGASSGIGRALALKLAEEGYKVAVTARSHDKLLALQAEASALAGSIVVLDGDVTDTEDMEHTVAAIEYQHGPIALAVLNAGVYLPARGEDLNHEVFERSFAVNLHGVVNCLVPAVRHMRARGYGQVALVSSVAGYGGLPGGAAYGASKAALINMAESLNFELDRMGIRIQLITPGYVDTPLTARNKFDMPDIVSAQHAADAIAIGLKSPSFDISFPKSMVYRAKLLKFLPYGLYFKVLRYFLGSGSKRRPAGPHITAHPAE, encoded by the coding sequence ATGAGCCCGTTCATCGCACGTCCTGAACACGGAGTCGTCTGGATTACCGGCGCCAGTTCCGGTATCGGCCGCGCCCTCGCGCTGAAGCTGGCAGAGGAAGGCTACAAGGTCGCCGTTACGGCGCGCAGCCACGACAAGCTTCTGGCGCTGCAGGCCGAGGCAAGCGCGCTTGCAGGCAGCATTGTCGTGCTCGACGGCGATGTGACCGATACAGAGGACATGGAGCACACGGTCGCTGCGATCGAATATCAGCACGGCCCCATTGCCCTGGCGGTTCTGAACGCCGGCGTCTATTTGCCGGCACGTGGCGAAGATCTCAATCACGAAGTGTTCGAACGCAGTTTCGCTGTCAATCTTCACGGTGTCGTCAATTGTCTCGTTCCGGCGGTGCGGCATATGCGGGCGAGGGGATACGGCCAGGTTGCCCTTGTCTCATCCGTCGCCGGTTATGGCGGACTTCCCGGCGGTGCGGCTTACGGAGCCAGCAAGGCCGCGCTGATCAACATGGCGGAAAGCCTGAATTTCGAGCTCGACCGCATGGGCATCCGCATCCAGCTCATCACCCCAGGCTATGTCGACACGCCATTGACGGCGCGGAACAAGTTCGACATGCCCGATATCGTGTCGGCACAGCATGCGGCTGACGCGATCGCCATCGGGTTGAAATCACCATCTTTCGACATCAGTTTCCCGAAGAGCATGGTCTATCGGGCAAAGCTGCTGAAATTCCTGCCATACGGCCTCTATTTCAAGGTGCTCAGGTATTTTTTGGGGAGCGGCAGCAAGCGCCGACCGGCCGGGCCGCATATTACCGCGCACCCGGCCGAATAG
- a CDS encoding ABC transporter permease subunit has translation MIERTPILNFFTHLILFIGFSIAVGPLAIVAIAASHNIADVNKVPMSLIPGSDFWVNMKTAWTTANLGPKLLNSLIFATGVAVGKVLISAITAFSLVYFRYPGRHFIFWLIFITLMLPLEVRIVPTYAVAANVLSPYQGLLDLTGITWLIAKLTGIEVSLNLGLLNSYPGLILPLIATATGTFLYRQFFLTIPDELTEAARMDGAGALRFFIDILMPLSRTNMAALGTIMFLWAWNQYLWPLLVTTDPAHATAVTELKQLIPNIGGLPEWHIAMAGTLIVMLPPLAVVVLMQRWFVRGLIATEK, from the coding sequence ATGATCGAGCGCACCCCCATCCTTAACTTCTTCACTCATCTGATCCTGTTCATCGGCTTCAGCATCGCCGTAGGCCCGCTGGCTATCGTCGCCATTGCGGCATCGCATAACATCGCCGACGTCAACAAAGTGCCGATGTCGCTGATCCCCGGCTCGGATTTCTGGGTCAACATGAAGACGGCCTGGACGACCGCCAATCTCGGCCCCAAGCTACTGAACAGCCTGATCTTCGCCACCGGCGTTGCGGTGGGCAAGGTGCTCATTTCGGCGATAACGGCCTTTTCCCTGGTCTATTTCCGCTATCCTGGCCGCCACTTTATTTTCTGGCTGATCTTCATAACGCTCATGCTGCCGCTCGAAGTGCGTATCGTGCCGACCTATGCCGTTGCCGCCAACGTCCTGTCACCCTATCAGGGGCTGCTCGACCTCACCGGCATCACCTGGCTCATCGCAAAGCTTACGGGTATCGAAGTCTCGCTGAACCTCGGGCTGCTCAATTCCTATCCCGGCCTGATCCTACCGCTGATCGCTACGGCGACCGGTACATTCCTCTATCGCCAGTTCTTTCTCACGATACCGGATGAGCTGACGGAAGCCGCTCGCATGGATGGCGCCGGTGCGCTGCGCTTCTTCATCGATATTCTGATGCCGCTGTCGCGCACCAATATGGCTGCCCTCGGCACCATCATGTTCCTCTGGGCCTGGAATCAGTATCTCTGGCCGTTGCTCGTCACCACCGATCCGGCGCATGCAACCGCCGTGACCGAACTCAAGCAGCTCATCCCGAACATCGGCGGCCTTCCGGAATGGCACATCGCCATGGCCGGCACGCTGATCGTCATGCTGCCGCCGCTGGCCGTCGTCGTGCTGATGCAGCGCTGGTTCGTTCGTGGGCTGATCGCAACCGAGAAGTAA
- a CDS encoding sn-glycerol-3-phosphate import ATP-binding protein UgpC produces MAEIRIEQVRKAYGRNPVVHGVDLNFRSGEFVVILGPSGCGKSTLLRMIAGLEDITSGEISIDGKVVNQLEPRERGCAMVFQNYALYPHMDVAANMGYALKVAGVPRAERERRIKETAKIVGLEDFLARKPAELSGGQRQRVAMGRAIIREPKVFLFDEPLSNLDAKLRVQMRVEIRRLHKRLSATSVFVTHDQVEAMTLADKLVVMYKGNVEQVGTPLEVYNTPRTRFVGSFIGSPAMNFLEGTFAANGEQFIFDGIPIAIDANIGKRHAGQPVALGLRPEHARLVPAGTPGAIPATVDFVEELGAGRVIHCDINGSSFAVAVADHTTGQTGQSVALELPQQHTHLFAQDTGLRLDAVASVTPLKVLAS; encoded by the coding sequence ATGGCGGAAATCCGCATCGAACAAGTTCGCAAGGCCTATGGCCGTAATCCGGTCGTTCATGGCGTCGACCTGAATTTCCGATCGGGCGAATTTGTCGTCATCCTCGGACCTTCCGGCTGCGGCAAGTCCACGTTGCTGCGCATGATCGCCGGGCTTGAAGATATCACCTCGGGCGAGATCAGCATTGACGGTAAGGTGGTCAACCAGCTCGAGCCGCGCGAGCGCGGCTGCGCCATGGTCTTCCAGAACTATGCGCTCTATCCGCACATGGATGTCGCAGCCAACATGGGCTATGCGCTCAAGGTCGCCGGCGTGCCACGCGCCGAGCGCGAGCGCCGCATCAAGGAAACTGCCAAGATCGTCGGCCTCGAAGATTTCCTCGCCCGCAAGCCGGCCGAGCTTTCCGGCGGTCAGCGCCAGCGCGTCGCCATGGGCCGCGCCATCATCCGCGAGCCGAAGGTCTTCCTCTTCGACGAACCGCTTTCCAATCTCGATGCCAAGCTGCGCGTGCAGATGCGTGTGGAAATCCGCCGCCTGCACAAGCGCCTTTCGGCGACGTCGGTCTTCGTGACGCACGACCAGGTCGAGGCCATGACGCTCGCTGACAAGCTTGTCGTCATGTACAAGGGCAATGTCGAGCAGGTCGGCACGCCACTCGAGGTCTACAACACGCCGCGCACCCGTTTCGTCGGCTCCTTCATCGGCTCCCCGGCCATGAATTTCCTGGAAGGCACTTTCGCGGCCAATGGCGAGCAATTCATCTTCGATGGCATTCCGATCGCCATCGACGCCAACATCGGTAAGCGCCATGCCGGCCAGCCGGTCGCCCTCGGCCTCCGGCCGGAACATGCACGCCTCGTTCCCGCCGGCACGCCCGGCGCAATCCCGGCAACGGTCGATTTCGTCGAAGAACTCGGCGCCGGCCGTGTCATCCATTGCGATATCAATGGTTCAAGCTTCGCTGTCGCCGTTGCCGATCATACGACAGGCCAGACCGGTCAGTCGGTTGCGCTGGAACTGCCGCAGCAGCACACGCACCTCTTCGCCCAGGATACCGGGCTGCGGCTCGACGCGGTTGCCTCTGTTACGCCGCTCAAGGTGCTGGCAAGCTGA